gtgttaaaatcatttttggggccagttgcaccgtctacggttaaacttcgattaagcttaatcagctgataacagatatttaaccaagcaaattcggccgattaaactctggttaactttaatcagagacggtgcaactggcccttactGTCcacatacttaatttatttataaaatttattgatttttattttttatagaattaaaataggtatatgaatGTTAGTCTGATTGTTTCTATCTAATCTATAGACTCAGACTggaccattttcaataaaagttatatcaatagatttctACACTCAATGAGtgttagtttatactttatttttttaagttctataatatgtctataatatatgtaaagttttaattgaatattattttgattatttaatcaGTTGCCATTAGCTAAAGAATacagataataaaatagttattttgattGGACCAATTGGAAATTGACATCAAGTTTTCACCACATATTATTTTGGATCTCGCATAGGTCGTATGAATATTAGGATAGAAACTACGAGTAATAGCTGTTCTATTTAAAAGGTGAAGTGTATGACTGAGACTTAAGAGAACGCTAcatccgcatgtgttgtctccgtcttacaaatgtactaCATAGCAAAAAACTTTTTTGCACAGGAAAGAACTGAGAAGGCTACAATCATAACTAATAAACGAGATTCTTACCACAtaaaaaaggagaactttggctgtgcaacatcgtttttattttttgatatcatttatatgaaaaaagtttttcaaagtttgaaaaacacaaacaataatgattNNNNNNNNNNNNNNNNNNNNNNNNNNNNNNNNNNNNNNNNNNNNNNNNNNgcacagccaaagttctcctttttatgtggtaAACATTTCGGTTTCTTAGTTATGGTTGaagccttctcggttctttcctgcgcaaaatagtttttgctgtgttgtacatttgtaagacggagacaacatatgcgggtgtagcgtcctcttaaggaaTCAGAAAACACTCAACCAATTACAACTTATAGGAAtccttatattaaatatttaacctaATTGACTtggtttttatacattataaatattggaaaatgTTCATGACGTtaacaaattttgttaaaattctaactttataaaatacatttgtgtATATAAATCTAACACTTACATAAACACATTGTGATCACTcattttagttacctatttcATTGCTGTAAGTACAACTtaaaaggaatcttgtatttaattttctagcatttttattatgaaacaaatgttattagtataaaatgaaaaaaacaaaaaataatcaatttcaaatttctataaatagcacaaaagaGTGAAAATACTATGAAACTTGTGTCTAgaaaactttaatataattattatttgtcgaAGATTTTAAGTCTATAGTTATTCATTTATGAAGTACCTAccacaaaacacaaaattaattttttcaaatattatattagaaaataaaccagttgttttttagtttttcttttatCCAATATTTTGTCCTGATTTAGATTAAGTGTtctaaataacttttaaatatattcaattaataatcaatgtacctaaatgtatgcaaattaattaatattttatacttatttatataaatatattatgtttaaaattatgtttatttttttgataggtGGAGAAACCAGTAACTGGTGGTCTGTCCCATAGTACAAGAGATCAATGGGAAATTGATAGATCTTCATTGAAGTTTGTCAGAAAATTAGGGCATGGTCAGTTTGGTGAAGTTTGGGAAGGCTTGTGGAATAATACAACACCAGTTGCTATAAAAACATTGAAGACTggtaatttgcaattatttttaatataataaataggatgGTTTGGCTAGTACAATGTTTatgactttttaatattttttctattaaaatgcACATTGCAGATCAAGCTATACATTTAATTCTTATGACATAGAATTAGGTACttaagattttattttgcatattagggacttttatgaataaatattgaatgcatattttgaaaaaaaaaaatggtaaataaatgcttatttcgatgaataatattatataaacccaTAGGTAGGCATTGTTGGTTTTACAGCTAACATAAATGAGAAAATATGAaacgtgtatttttttataactatatctttattacttacttatcagttatctttACTACCCATAcgtttattaatgatttttatgacCAATAATAGCGTCTGAGTTGTGTGAGAGTGAGCATAGTGACTTACACTATAAAATCTTAAGTTACCTAGTATATGGTGTACCGTGTGCCACAGATAGACTGCAgtgttactaaattattttagttataaaacgCATTTTATTCTCACTAAAAATGCccaaaataaaaagtttcaacACTGCTCTACTATGAAAAGGTGGTATAGAGTTTGGGGAGGATGTATTTTCAACAGATGTTTTAGTGCTATTCTGTAAAGTACCTATGTGAAGTAAAATTTACATTACTCAATATATTGCAAGTGCAAGATCATATTTTTGAGTAAATagactttttatattaatttaaagtatatttttattgaataatacaattttaaaatgttaaatttgattttttagtggtatatttttattttaattctgtttatttgcatgcattttttagtgttttGAAGGTCATAAACATCATAATCTTAATGTTGTTTTTGTAACTTAGGTACAATGGATCCTAAGGATTTCTTAGCTGAAGcccaaattatgaaaaaactaaGGCATaccaaattaattcaattatatgcTGTTTGCACTATGGAAGAGCCAATTTATATTATCACTGAACTTATGAAAAATGGAAGTTTATTAGACTTTTTACAaggtattctaaaatatatttctttaaatttttgttatttatatattttatataatacctaataacatttaaacttttatataggtaaaggACGTGGTTTGAAACTCCAACAATTGATTGATATGGCAGCTCAAATAGCATCTGGTATGGCATACCTTGAATCTCAAAATTACATTCATCGTGATCTTGCTGCTAGGAACGTTCTTGTTGGAGAGAGTAACATTGTGAAGATTGCCGATTTTGGTCTTGCTCGTCTTATAAAGGTTAAGGTTCtgaaaactaattattattgtataaaatgttaatatttgtaattttttttaggaggATGAGTATGAAGCAAGAGTTGGTGCTAGATTCCCTATCAAATGGACTGCACCAGAAGCTGCTAACTATAgcaaattttctataaaatctGATGTATGGTCATTTGGAATTTTACTCACTGAGCTGGTTACCTATGGGCGAATACCTTACCcgggtaaatattaatatatatttcagttttttaagaatattatatacaatattataattttaggtatgaCCAATGCTGAGGTATTGCATCAGGTTGAGCATGGTTACCGAATGCCAATGCCACCTAATTGTCCAACAGcgttgtatgatattatgttagaaTGCTGGCATAAAGATGCAATGAAGAGACCAACATTTGAAACACTCCAGTGGAAACTGGAAGACTTCTTCACAATGGAGGGGTCTGAGTATAAAGAAGCATCGGGTTACTGAGATCACGCCCGCCTCTCGGAGTGGCCTATGCAACAGGCCATCGCTCTACGCGGTGCTAATCCCCAAGCAGCCGCCATATATATGCAACATGCATCTGCGGTTTATCACGCACACAGACATCAACTACATCATTTGcacaatatttatcattaacacTGCTAGATACATCTCTGACCATCATTACTTTTGGtaagtcataaatatttataacttatccgtttcttttttcttttttttttttgaagtttttatgaatgaattgttttaaactatttagt
This portion of the Acyrthosiphon pisum isolate AL4f chromosome A1, pea_aphid_22Mar2018_4r6ur, whole genome shotgun sequence genome encodes:
- the LOC100160433 gene encoding tyrosine-protein kinase Src42A, with amino-acid sequence MGSCFSCQRGSSGKKDMTGSPSNAGNSKDNILPAVPNVPIQNMPPHDNIREVRNGPMPPVPDQEPSNATNASAKIFVALYDYDARTDEDLSFRKGEHLEILNDTQGDWWLARSKATKQEGYIPSNYVAKLKSIEAEPWYFGKIKRIEAEKKLLLPENDHGAFLIRDSESRRNDYSLSVRDGDTVKHYRIRQLDEGGFFIARRTTFRTLQELVEYYSKDADGLCVNLRKPCVQVEKPVTGGLSHSTRDQWEIDRSSLKFVRKLGHGQFGEVWEGLWNNTTPVAIKTLKTGTMDPKDFLAEAQIMKKLRHTKLIQLYAVCTMEEPIYIITELMKNGSLLDFLQGKGRGLKLQQLIDMAAQIASGMAYLESQNYIHRDLAARNVLVGESNIVKIADFGLARLIKEDEYEARVGARFPIKWTAPEAANYSKFSIKSDVWSFGILLTELVTYGRIPYPGMTNAEVLHQVEHGYRMPMPPNCPTALYDIMLECWHKDAMKRPTFETLQWKLEDFFTMEGSEYKEASGY